CGATCAAGAAAGAGAACGTGGGATTACCATTTATTCAAAAAACTGTGCTATTGAGTACAAAGGAACTAAAATTAACATCGTGGATACTCCAGGTCATGCTGACTTCTCAAGTGAAGTTGAACGTATTATGAAAACTGTTGATACTGTTATTTTATTAGTTGATTCAAGTGAAGGACCAATGCCTCAAACACGTTTTGTTTTATCTAAAGCATTAGAATTAGGATTGAACCCAATCTTAATGATTAATAAAATTGATAAAAAAGATCAAAGAGCTGAAGAAGTTGTTGAAGAAGTATTAGAGTTATTCATGGAATTGGATGCAACTGATGAACAATTAGAATTTAAAACATTATATGGTATTGCTCGTGAAGGGATTGCTCAATTAAACTTAAATGATAAAGGAACTGATCTTTCACCTATGTTTGATACTATTATTGAACAAGTTGGAACATACCCAATTGAATTAGCTGAAAAACCATTAAAAATGCAAGTTAGTTCATTAGCTTATGATTCATTTATTGGAAGATTAGGAATTGGAAGAATCTTTGAAGGTAAAATTGCTGAAGGTCAAACAGTTAGTGTTGTTAAAAATGATGGTGAAGTTAAACAAGCCAAAATTTCTAAATTAACAGTTTACCAAGGATTAAATAAAGTTGCTGTTAAAGAAGCATTTGCTGGAGATATTATTACATTCGCTGGTATTGAACATATTTCAATTGGAGATACTATTAATGAATTAAATAATATTAATCCAATGGAACCAATTACAATTGAAGAACCTACAATGAGTATGAACTTCTTAGTTAACACTTCTCCTTTTGCTGGTAAAGTTGGTAAATTTGTTACTTCAAGAAACATTAAAGAACGTTTAGAAAAAGAATTAGAAGTAAACGTTGGTTTAAAAGTTGAACCATTAGATAACCCAACTATTGAAGGATTCAAAGTTTTAGGACGTGGAGAACTTCACTTATCTGTTTTAATTGAACAAATGAGAAGAGAAGGTTTTGAATTAGCTATTTCTAAACCTGAGGTAATTTTTAGAAAAGGTGATAATGGAACATTATTAGAACCTATGGAAAAAGTTATCTTAAACATTCCTACTGAATATTCAGGAACTGTTATTAATAAATTAAACCAACGTAAAGGTTTAATGACAGATATGGATTCTGATGGAGTTAGAGATAAAATTGTTTACAACATCCCATTAAGAGCTTTAATTGGATTTAGAAGTGAATTTACTAATGATACTCATGGTGAAGGAATCATGGTTAGAAGTTCAAATGGATTTGAACCATACAAAGGTGAAATTGAATCACGTAAAAACGGAGTTCTTATTTCAATGGCTTCAGGTAAAACATTACCTTACGCTTTAAATAACTTAGAAGAACGTGGAATTTTATTTGTAGGACCTCAAGTTGAAGTTTATGATGGAATGATCGTTGGACAACACTCAAGAGATAATGACTTAGAAGTTAACCCAACAACTGGTAAAAAATTAACTAACACTCGTGCTAGTGGTAGTGATGACTCAGTTAAATTAACTCCACCTAAATTAATGACTTTAGAAGAAGCATTAGAATACATCGAATGAGATGAATTAGTTGAAGTTACACCAGATGATATTCGTTTAAGAAAAAGATGATTATCAAATACTGAAAGACGTCAACACAGAAACGATAATAAAAAAGTTTTTGATTAAAATAAAATGAAAACACGCTTATTTAATAGCGTGTTTTCATTTTTCAATTTTTTTAGGTTTCCTTGCATTTTATATTTTATATTCATCAATGAAGAATATAAAATATTTTTTTCCAAATTCATTAATAAAAGAAATATGTAATTTTTCTTTTTCATCAAAATAAAATTCAATATCTTTTTCAGGGTTTGATAATTGAATTCTTTTTCAATCATTAATAAGAATGTTTAATTCATTTTTTGCTTCTGATTTAGAATTAAACAAGTTTAAATTTTGCGAATTAAAAATAGTGTTTTCATATAAAAATTCTTTTCTTATTTCATCTGTTATTTTTAAACTTATGTATGTTTTTTCTTTATCATTTAAGACATCTTTTATTTTTATAACATACTTCATATTAGTTATTTCCTTTTTCTATTCTATCAAATTCACTTATATAAATATTTTTTGTTTCATTACAAAATTTTATAATTATGTCTTTTGCAATTCTATCCTCTGCAGAAATTTTTTCTTGTTTAATAAAATTGCAATCAATAAAGAAATCATGATTAAATTTACCATTTTCATTTAATGACTTTATTTCATTAATAATATCATAATTTTTACAATCTTCTTTAATCTTTATAATTATTGCATTATATAGATCTACAAGATCATTTTCAGTAGGATTCATTATATCTAGTTTATATTCCGTTCCACTTATGAAAAAAGAAATTATGTGCATATTAAATTTTATTTTAACTTTGTTCATTATAATATTCCTCTCTAGAGTAAAACTCTTTTTCCCCACCTTCCATCATATCTAGTAATTCTGGTGCAGCTTTTATTTTTACTTCAGTGTTATCTAAATCTCTTAAATAACCATTTTGTTTATTTCCAAAGTATGTTTTATAAATATTTTGATCTGGTTCATATTTTCTAACTATTATATTTCTTGGCTGGGTATTAATTGCTAAATTTGCATTATGTGTAGCTATAAAAATAGGTTTGTTCCTAATGTCTAATTCAATTATTTTATCTAAAATTATTTCATTTGTTGTTTTTGAATCTAAAAATACTTCTGGTTCGTCTAGGAAATAAGCTTCTCTTTCTTCTTCCAAATATGATGATATTGTTAATAATTTTCGCTGACCTGAAGATAATTGACCGGTAAGTATATTATTATTTATTTTAAAGTAAGTTTTAAAAACGTATAATTCTTTTTTTTCAATTGTTGGCTTTAATTTTAATAGCTCTTTTAAGGAGTCATTCATATGTTTATAAAAAAGATTAGAAAAAGAACTCGAATATATTTCATTGTATATTTTAGTTAGATATTCATTTATACTTAGCGAGTTTCTTTTATCAGAAAAATTACTATTTGGAATTGCTTTATATCCTTTTGTATCATATAAATCATTTTTTAAAAACTCAATATTAATATAAACACTTTCGCTTCTGCTTAATCTACCTAATTTTTCTTTATATTCAAAAGTTGATGGAAGATCCAAAATTATTCGTAACTCATTTCTAATTCTTTCTTTTTCTGAATAATATTTTCTTAAATTAATAGCTGACGGATTTGTTTTTTCACCTTTATTTTTTTTAATTGCTGATTGAGCTGCTTTTCTAATTTCAGATAAAAATAAGCTTCGTTTTCTTATTGTTTGTTTACTTGTTATTTCAAAAAGAAGAGCATCATTAATATAATTGAAAATTTCATTCAAAGATTTGTTAAAATCTTTTATATATTTAAATTTTAAAAATTCCGGACTTTCTAAAACTTTTTTAAAATATTTTTCAGAGTTATTTTTTCAATCATTTAAATTAGAAATTTTTAAATTAATTTTATTTATTTCTTCATTAAAATTTTTTTCATTTTTCTCAATTTCTGCTTCTATTTCTTCATTAAAAGTTAAATTATTTCAACCATTAAAATTTTGTGAGCCTTCATTTTCATAATATTCTTTAATTTCAATTATTTTACTCAATATTTCATTGCCTTCAAATAATTTTTTATTTAACGTTTCATCTTCAACATATTTTGATATTTCATGAAATTTTACTTCTTCTAAATTAAATTGATTTATTGCATTTTTTACATGAGATTCTTTTATTTCATTAAAATTTGTTTCCGGTTTTCCTCCATAAAACATAGAAATATTAGTATTATTTAAATCATTATAGGCATTTAATGCAGCTTTAAGTAAAATTGATTTTCCTGTTCCATATTTTCCAGAAATAATATTTATACCATCAACAAAGTTTAAATTAATATTATCTATAAACACTCCTTCATCTGTTTTTAAATTTAAGTCCAATTCAAAACTTTTCATAGGTTCTAAATTTTTAACAACTTTTTTACAAAAGTTTATATACTCCATTATATTGCAAAATTCCATATTTATATCGTATGATTCAACATTTTTATATTCAATATTAGAGGAATCATGTGAATCAGAACCCACTGTATATGACAATTTATTAATTCTAAATATTTCTTGTGTTTTTTCATTATTTTTAAAAGAAGAATTTCCCAATTCAAATTTATAATAACGCCCTTTTTTCGAAAATATATTTTTTAAATTCTCTAAATTTTCATTAGTCATTATTTTTTTATTATTATTTTGTTTACTAGAAGTTGGTAATAAACCAATTACAGAAATATCATATTTATCCAAAAATCATTCTAAATCATTTATTGTTAATCCCAAAAATGATTCTGCATCATGCCCATTTAAAATTTCAACAATCATGTCAGAAAATTCTTTTGTTTTATTGCTATCTGCTATTATATTAAAATTAAATATATCGAATAACTTATTATTTTTTTCTTTATTATTATCATTCAAATTAATCTCAATTGGATTTTCTTTTGGTATTTTTATATCTAATTCAACTCCTGGTAAAAATAATATCTCTTCAGGCTTATACATTTCCATTTTTCTAAAATGCTTTAAATCAAAGTAATTATGATTAGTAATACCTATAACTCTTACATTATTTTTTTTAGCATTACTAAAAAAAATAGAAAAGTCTTGTTCACCAAGATTTCTTTTTTTTGATTCACCTTTTTTTGTAGCAATTGTATGACAATGTAAGTCTATTTTCATAGGGCCTCCTTATTATGATTTGTAATTAAATATATAAGAAAAATATGTTTAATCATCTTTTTAAATTAATTAGCTTTCTACTTCATAATTTTATAAGAACTCTTTTTTTCTTTCAATAAAAACATTAGATCAATAATTTCAAAATAAAATGGTAAAAATTCACCAGTTATAATCATATTATTTATTTCTTGTTTTGTTGCTCATTTTACTTCTTCAACTTCTTCCTTTTGTAAAACTAATTTTTTAATTTCTACTTCTTTTTTAATTAGATAAAAATCATCAAATCCTTCACTAAAATTAATCGTAAATGATGGTCTGATATTTGAAAAATCTATTTCTAATCCTAACTCTTCTTTTGCTTCTCTTGCTGCTGTTGATTGGCTATTTTCACCAGTTGAAACAGAACCACTAACTGATGGTGTTCACATTCCAGTTCAATGCTTTCTTTCCTTAGAAACTTTTTGAATTAACATTTCTTCTTTATTATTAAAAATTCCAATAGTTATTTTTCTTCTATAAAAACCTTTTGGAGGTTTAGTCCCTCTTATCATTGTTTGATCAGTTTTATTACCTAATATGTCATATAAATCTAAAATTTCCATACGCGCCCCTTTAATTAATAAAATGATAACAAAAAATAATCCTATTGGGTTATCTTACAAACTTATATTTAATACTTATTTTATTGCTTAATTTTATAGATGTAAAATTTACTAGTGAGCTGACAAAGTAAAATAGCGCAATGAAACTAATCATCCCAGGTAATCATAAATAAACAGGTTGATCTGTTGGGTCCAATTGTGAATATGGAAATGGTGTAAATCAATCAGCTTTATCAGAATATTTAACAATCATTAATCCTCTAATAGAAATGAAAAATATATAAGCAAATGGAATAATACAATTTATTCAAGCTTTTTTCTTCATAAATTCTTTTGATGTTAAAGTTGATTCTCTTTCTCTTAGAATATAATAACCAATTACTACAAAAGGCAAAATTCAGTGTTCAAGAACTGACTTTAGTACTTTATATCAGGTGTTAAAACCAACTATTCCATCTCTTGAAGCGATAAAAGTAAATGTATAAATTAAAAACACAACTATTTGATAAGAAACAACCATTGTCATTACATTATCAGATTCTGCTCAAGCAATTCTTTTACTATTTTTTCTGAAATAATTTAATACAGCAGCTATTCCTCAAAAAGATGTTATTAATGTAGTTCATACTGAAAAGTATATAACTTGATTAATGATTGATTGATCAAAAGTAAGCGCACCACCTGATTCAGAATCTGGTTGAATAACAGACATTAATAAATCTATACCAACACAAAATATTGGAGTTATTGCAATAAACAGCAATAATGTTAATTTTATTTTATTTTTCATATTTTCCTTTAAATAACTTATGGCTAAAAAAACCCTATAAGTTAAATTGTATTGTTTTTTTGTTTAAGCGGGGTAAAAATAATTAAAAAACAGATAAATCTTTTAAGGATTCACCTGTTTTATTTAAATTTTTACTCTTCTTCATTCATTATTTTAAACGCTTCAATTTCTTTATATCGATCTATTATATTCATTCTGTAAAAGTTTTCAGGTAATCCCTTTGTTTCTACAAACTTATATTCAATATGTTCTTTTAATAAAATCAAGCGGTCAAAAATAATTTCATATTTAATTAATAGTGCAATAAATGCATTTGAGCTTTCAATCATTTCATCCGTTAAATCAATTGATAAATCATCAAAACCATCAATTGTTGATGTTAGATAATCTAATAGCTGATAAGCTACATCTAGCTTATCTTCTTTTGATTCATATTTACTAAATCTCTTTACTAACTCAACTAAATCTCTTCAACAATATTTGAATTCATCAGGAACTACTGTGTTTCTAACCATTGTAATTAATTCTTCATAGTATTTTTCTGTAAGTTCTAGAAATGCTTTATTTATAGCAACATCAATTCCGCTCTCATCAACAGCATTAAATGAATTTTCATCTATTTCATTAAATGCATTTACATAGTCTGAAACTATATTATAAAGGCCATCAATTCTTAAATGAAATACCCCACTAATGAACGATTTAATATATT
This is a stretch of genomic DNA from Mesoplasma coleopterae. It encodes these proteins:
- the typA gene encoding translational GTPase TypA; translation: MSNQKIINIAVIAHVDAGKSTLVDALLKQGGAFRDNQEVVEQIMDSNDQERERGITIYSKNCAIEYKGTKINIVDTPGHADFSSEVERIMKTVDTVILLVDSSEGPMPQTRFVLSKALELGLNPILMINKIDKKDQRAEEVVEEVLELFMELDATDEQLEFKTLYGIAREGIAQLNLNDKGTDLSPMFDTIIEQVGTYPIELAEKPLKMQVSSLAYDSFIGRLGIGRIFEGKIAEGQTVSVVKNDGEVKQAKISKLTVYQGLNKVAVKEAFAGDIITFAGIEHISIGDTINELNNINPMEPITIEEPTMSMNFLVNTSPFAGKVGKFVTSRNIKERLEKELEVNVGLKVEPLDNPTIEGFKVLGRGELHLSVLIEQMRREGFELAISKPEVIFRKGDNGTLLEPMEKVILNIPTEYSGTVINKLNQRKGLMTDMDSDGVRDKIVYNIPLRALIGFRSEFTNDTHGEGIMVRSSNGFEPYKGEIESRKNGVLISMASGKTLPYALNNLEERGILFVGPQVEVYDGMIVGQHSRDNDLEVNPTTGKKLTNTRASGSDDSVKLTPPKLMTLEEALEYIEWDELVEVTPDDIRLRKRWLSNTERRQHRNDNKKVFD
- a CDS encoding NUDIX hydrolase, which translates into the protein MEILDLYDILGNKTDQTMIRGTKPPKGFYRRKITIGIFNNKEEMLIQKVSKERKHWTGMWTPSVSGSVSTGENSQSTAAREAKEELGLEIDFSNIRPSFTINFSEGFDDFYLIKKEVEIKKLVLQKEEVEEVKWATKQEINNMIITGEFLPFYFEIIDLMFLLKEKKSSYKIMK